A stretch of Episyrphus balteatus chromosome 2, idEpiBalt1.1, whole genome shotgun sequence DNA encodes these proteins:
- the LOC129908325 gene encoding uncharacterized protein DDB_G0283357, translated as MKSSIIGFFILLIGLFTNGNAQLLGRILGFPGARNQQGFAPQYQQQYYQPQYQQQYYQPQPQQQQQQQQQQQQQQQQASISTADSEAYNRDLKLGNFGTLNGGLSQSQTQTRDSNGGLSAERSTSAKNGIQLGNLGISNTATGSQAINNGQVSGELSNNFQIGDFGVDSSISRENLRNGFGIHQSKNGGLELGLGFLNVDLSRNNPPANQGQTATSAQVTAEGEAANADSKSNTDSHTDQLGGLTSTLTHSKSNAQGSALNGKTTGKAAGLISGSPNSVESGGWLFPRRRFVRQGFYFPEDEGGYNQGFNDRERRRNRHHGGRHGQGQQNSGAGANAGAQGGFGQQTGAGAQGFGNQQQGFNNNAQGFTNGNDPNFMQQAAANTNSQNIVNENGQFQDNTASSITSNLANDGSSGQVSAANTAQQSYQDADGGSGDRNAAQSQSLNFQKDLTQATSSNADTSFIQDGDSEKSEANSGASAMEQGLFGTAANTANTNTKTFSDEDGRQGSDSNSNSQSSLTGPNGQLNTANTNTKTSSIVNADGSTSNIADSSSSGFSNNGGPVSVSASSGTGTGPNGSFSNAQGLSNANGANSNGFGQTGFQSFPGFQQFQQGQGNRRGQFSPFGRGQANAFG; from the exons ATGAAGTCTTCAATAATTGGATTTTTCATACTCTTGATTGGATTATTTACAAATG GTAACGCTCAATTACTAGGACGAATTCTTGGCTTTCCCGGAGCTCGCAATCAACAAGGTTTTGCCCCACAATATCAACAGCAATACTACCAACCTCAATACCAACAACAGTACTACCAACCTcagccacaacaacaacaacaacaacaacaacaacaacaacaacaacaacaacaagcttCTATTTCAACAGCAGACAGTGAAGCCTACAATCGCGACTTGAAACTTGGCAATTTTGGTACTCTGAATGGAGGACTTAGCCAATCCCAAACCCAAACACGCGACTCAAATGGTGGCTTGAGTGCAGAAAGAAGTACTTCCGCCAAAAATGGCATTCAATTAGGTAACCTGGGAATCTCTAACACCGCCACCGGATCGCAAGCCATAAACAATGGTCAAGTATCAGGAGAGTTATCAAATAACTTCCAAATTGGTGATTTTGGTGTTGATTCAAGTATATCGAGAGAAAACTTGAGAAATGGTTTTGGCATCCATCAATCGAAAAATGGTGGACTTGAATTGGGTCTAGGCTTCTTGAATGTTGATTTATCTAGAAATAATCCACCAGCTAATCAAGGACAAACTGCTACCAGCGCTCAAGTTACAGCTGAAGGTGAAGCTGCCAATGCTGATTCAAAGAGTAATACCGACAGTCACACGGATCAGTTAGGAGGACTTACCAGTACTCTGACACACTCCAAGTCAAATGCCCAAGGATCAGCTTTGAATGGAAAAACAACTGGCAAAGCAGCTGGTTTGATTTCGGGTTCTCCCAATTCTGTGGAATCAGGTGGATGGTTGTTCCCACGAAGAAGGTTTGTTAGACAAGGTTTCTACTTCCCAGAAGATGAAGGAGGCTACAATCAAGGTTTTAATGACCGAGAAAGGCGTAGAAACAGACATCATGGTGGAAGACATGGTCAAGGGCAACAGAATTCCGGTGCTGGTGCTAATGCCGGTGCTCAAGGAGGTTTCGGTCAACAAACTGGTGCTGGTGCTCAAGGTTTCGGAAATCAACAACAGGGTTTCAATAACAATGCTCAAGGTTTTACCAATGGAAATGATCCAAACTTCATGCAACAAGCCGCTGCCAATACCAATTCCCAGAACATTGTCAACGAAAACGGACAGTTTCAGGATAATACCGCTTCCAGTATTACATCGAACCTTGCCAACGATGGTTCCTCAGGTCAAGTCAGCGCAGCCAATACCGCTCAACAAAGTTATCAAGACGCCGACGGTGGTTCTGGAGACAGAAACGCCGCTCAAAGTCAGTCGCTCAACTTCCAAAAAGATCTTACTCAAGCTACATCTTCCAATGCCGACACAAGTTTCATTCAAGATGGAGATTCTGAGAAATCTGAAGCCAACAGTGGAGCCTCAGCTATGGAACAGGGGCTATTTGGCACAGCAGCTAACACAGCCAACACTAATACCAAAACTTTCAGTGACGAAGATGGTCGCCAAGGCTCCGATAGCAACTCAAACAGTCAGTCATCCTTAACCGGTCCAAATGGTCAACTAAACACTGCCAATACCAATACCAAGACTTCGAGCATCGTCAATGCCGATGGATCTACCTCCAACATAGCTGACAGTTCATCTTCAGGTTTTTCAAACAACGGCGGTCCCGTATCGGTATCAGCTTCTTCCGGAACTGGCACTGGACCAAATGgatcattttcaaatgcccaagGTTTGTCAAATGCCAATGGCGCTAATAGTAACGGTTTTGGACAAACTGGCTTCCAAAGTTTCCCTGGTTTCCAGCAATTCCAGCAAGGACAGGGAAATCGCAGAGGTCAGTTTTCACCCTTCGGTAGAGGTCAGGCCAATGCTTTCGGTTAA